The following proteins are co-located in the Telopea speciosissima isolate NSW1024214 ecotype Mountain lineage chromosome 9, Tspe_v1, whole genome shotgun sequence genome:
- the LOC122639720 gene encoding transcription factor TCP4-like, with protein MGETQQPQQSSRLGMRITAPGGGEIVEVQGGHIVRSTGRKDRHSKVCTAKGPRDRRVRLSAHTAIQFYDVQDRLGYDRPSKAVDWLIKKAKGAIDELAQLPAWTPTTTIITTTSSSAAAPPPANTAQTLEQGHQEENGLHFRHKTDTAVVGSSKRPMAAAEPTPSGFLFQHQQQQMNNPNRNHSSSFLPPSLDSDSIADTIKSFFPMGAAASSSSIHFQNYPPDLLSRTSSQAQDLRLSLQSFQDPILLHQQQQHHHQSSNPSAEQALFSGSAPLAFDTASAAWSEEPPQQHQHTATDTTRYRRMVAWNAGTDTSSSSGGGEGGFVFHSPQLLQPFLGQNQFFSQRGPLQSSNSPSVRAWMDPQIPAADHHHQAASVHQSSISGIGFASGGFSGFRIPARIQGEEEHDAVSDKPSSASSVSRH; from the coding sequence ATGGGAGAGACTCAGCAACCTCAACAATCGTCGAGATTGGGAATGAGGATCACCGCCCCCGGAGGGGGAGAGATCGTAGAAGTACAAGGAGGCCACATTGTCCGATCCACAGGAAGGAAAGACAGGCACAGCAAGGTCTGCACTGCAAAGGGTCCTCGCGACCGAAGGGTTCGTTTGTCTGCTCACACTGCTATTCAGTTCTACGACGTTCAGGACCGATTGGGCTACGACCGACCCAGCAAGGCCGTCGATTGGCTCATCAAGAAGGCCAAAGGTGCAATAGACGAGCTCGCCCAGCTTCCTGCTTGGACCccaaccaccaccatcatcaccaccaccagtaGCAGTGCTGCAGCTCCTCCTCCTGCCAACACTGCTCAAACACTCGAGCAAGGCCACCAAGAGGAGAACGGGCTTCATTTCCGCCACAAAACTGACACTGCAGTGGTTGGTTCGAGTAAGAGGCCCATGGCTGCTGCCGAGCCAACGCCTTCTGGGTTTCTTTTTcagcatcagcagcagcagatgAACAATCCCAACCGAAACCACAGCTCCAGCTTCCTGCCCCCTTCTCTAGACTCAGATTCCATTGCCGACACCATAAAATCCTTCTTCCCCATGGGTGCTGCTGCATCCTCGTCTTCCATCCATTTCCAGAACTACCCCCCAGACCTTCTCTCCAGAACCAGCAGCCAAGCTCAAGATCTTCGTCTCTCACTACAGTCCTTTCAAGACCCAATCCTTCTACACCAGCAGCAGCAACACCATCATCAATCTTCCAATCCTTCGGCCGAACAGGCCCTTTTCTCTGGTTCAGCTCCATTGGCGTTTGATACCGCCTCCGCCGCTTGGTCTGAAGAGCCGCCACAGCAGCATCAGCATACAGCGACGGATACAACACGGTATCGGAGAATGGTTGCTTGGAATGCCGGAACGGATACAAGCAGCAGCTCAGGAGGAGGTGAAGGAGGATTCGTCTTCCATTCACCACAGCTGCTGCAACCGTTTCTAGGCCAAAACCAGTTCTTTTCTCAGAGGGGACCCCTTCAGTCCAGTAACTCACCTTCAGTTCGCGCTTGGATGGATCCGCAGATTCCTGCAGccgatcatcatcatcaagcaGCTTCAGTTCATCAATCTTCAATCTCTGGCATCGGATTTGCTTCAGGTGGATTCTCCGGCTTCCGCATTCCAGCACGAATTCAAGGTGAAGAGGAGCACGACGCTGTTTCCGACAAGCCGTCCTCTGCTTCCTCTGTTTCACGGCATTGA